One window of the Rosa rugosa chromosome 3, drRosRugo1.1, whole genome shotgun sequence genome contains the following:
- the LOC133739032 gene encoding magnesium dechelatase SGRL, chloroplastic has protein sequence MACHCAYQSFPPSPLRSFNNSNNNNNNNNKTSLLLASSKRPNSVLLSAISHNRESYSTFVSEAARLLGPARFDASKLKVEFIGEEMNNYVGIIPRTYILSHCDFTANLTLTISNVINLEQLKGWYSKDDVVAEWKRVNHEMCLHIHCYVSGPNLLLDLAAEFRYHIFSKEMPLVLKAVLHGDSPLFREHPELLDALVRVYFHSSLKKYNRIECWGPLKDAIEERPRDRTQGVTASIDPPRPPDKWARPKSLFQVLFAFLL, from the exons ATGGCCTGTCATTGTGCTTATCAATCATTTCCACCATCACCATTGAGGAGCTtcaacaacagcaacaacaacaacaacaacaacaacaagaccagtcttcttcttgcttcatCAAAAAGACCCAATTCTGTTTTGCTTTCTGCCATCAGCCACAATAGAGAATCTTACAGTACCTTTGTTTCTGAG GCTGCTAGGCTTTTGGGTCCAGCAAGATTTGACGCTTCAAAGCTAAAGGTTGAGTTTATTGGAGAAGAGATGAACAACTATGTCGGAATCATCCCAAGAACTTACATCCTATCTCATTGTGACTTCACAGCTAACTTGACCTTAACCATCTCCAATGTCATCAACCTTGAACAG TTAAAAGGATGGTACAGCAAGGATGATGTTGTTGCAGAGTGGAAAAGGGTGAATCATGAAATGTGTCTGCATATCCATTGCTATGTGAGCGGTCCCAATCTCTTGCTAGACCTGGCAGCAGAGTTCAGATATCACATATTTTCCAAAGAAATGCCTTTG GTACTGAAAGCTGTGCTACATGGAGACTCACCACTTTTCAGAGAGCATCCAGAGCTACTTGATGCTTTGGTTCGGGTTTATTTTCATTCTAGTTTGAAGAAGTACAATAGAATTGAATGCTGGGGGCCTCTCAAGGATGCTATAGAG GAAAGACCAAGGGATCGTACTCAAGGAGTAACTGCATCTATTGATCCCCCTCGTCCTCCAGACAAGTGGGCAAGGCCAAAATCCTTATTTCAAGTTCTATTTGCGTTCCTTCTTTGA
- the LOC133735911 gene encoding probable methyltransferase PMT24, with the protein MAMGKYSRVDGKKSLNCCSTTSLVVFVAFCLVGVWMLMSSVVPIQSQNLSTEENLTDKSSKQYEDSSGGLSETVTREDDSGSDSQSETNIENIQNVSQDESVSTSEEKQEEVVSKEVSEEKVESESENGDEGNQQEKFVKESSDEKTESEEEPKTENENDGDAKVNDQEASSGDGQSNSEAGSTEEASGKTSENEQTELEGEKNSEGDESADEKKQEDEVPSQTDEEKVENNQDNNSEEGDTSNNMDSEKETEKSSISKTQSEYSWKLCNVTAGPDYIPCLDNWKTIRKLPSTMHYEHRERHCPEEASTCLVSLPEGYRRPIQWPTSREKIWYHNVPHTKLAVVKGHQNWVKVTGEYLTFPGGGTQFKNGALHYIDFIQNSLPDIAWGKRSRVILDVGCGVASFGGFLFDRDVLAMSFAPKDEHEAQVQFALERGIPAISAVMGTTRLPYPSSVFDLIHCARCRVPWHVEGGKLLLELNRVLRPGGYFVWSATPVYQKLPEDVGIWKAMSELTKSICWDLVVIKKDKLNQVAAAIYRKPSTNECYNERAQNEPPLCSESDDPNAAWKVPLEACIHKVPEDASDRGSQWPPQWPSRLEKPPYWLKSQLDVNGKSAPEDFISDYKHWKNVVSKTYLTGMGIDWSSVRNVLDMRAVYGGFAAALKDLKVWVMNVVPPIDSRDTLAIIFERGLIGMYHDWCESFSTYPRTYDVVHADHLFSVLKKRCNLVAVIAEVDRILRPEGKLIVWDDAETLNEIESMVKSLQWDIRFTYSKDNKGLLCIQKTFWRPTEQETILSAIA; encoded by the exons ATGGCTATGGGGAAGTATTCCCGAGTTGACGGAAAGAAGTCACTGAATTGTTGCTCAACAACCAGTCTAGTTGTATTTGTTGCATTTTGTTTAGTTGGGGTTTGGATGTTAATGTCATCAGTTGTTCCGATTCAGAGCCAAAACTTATCAACTGAGGAGAATCTGACCGATAAAAGTTCTAAGCAATATGAAGACAGTTCTGGTGGATTATCAGAAACTGTAACAAGAGAGGATGACAGTGGCAGTGATTCACAGAGTGAAACCAATATTGAAAATATTCAAAATGTTTCACAGGACGAGTCTGTGAGTACAAGTGAAGAAAAACAGGAAGAAGTGGTTTCAAAGGAGGTTTCTGAGGAGAAAGTTGAGTCTGAAAGTGAGAATGGTGACGAGGGAAATCAGCAAGAGAAGTTTGTGAAGGAGAGCTCTGATGAGAAAACTGAGAGCGAAGAGGAACCAAAGACAGAGAACGAAAATGATGGGGATGCGAAAGTAAATGATCAGGAAGCTAGTTCTGGAGATGGTCAGTCAAACTCAGAAGCTGGATCAACAGAGGAAGCAAGTGGTAAAACGAGTGAAAATGAACAGACAGAATTAGAGGGTGAAAAGAATTCGGAGGGAGATGAATCTGCTGATGAAAAGAAGCAGGAAGATGAAGTTCCTAGTCAGACTGATGAGGAGAAGGTTGAGAACAATCAAGACAATAATTCAGAAGAAGGTGATACCAGTAATAACATGGACAGTGAGAAGGAAACAGAAAAGTCTTCAATATCTAAAACTCAGAGTGAGTATAGCTGGAAACTCTGTAATGTCACTGCAGGGCCTGACTACATCCCTTGTCTTGACAATTGGAAAACTATTAGAAAGCTTCCAAGTACAATGCACTATGAACATCGAGAGAGGCACTGCCCTGAGGAAGCTTCCACCTGTCTCGTTTCTCTACCTGAAGGATATAGACGGCCAATTCAGTGGCCAACAAGCAGGGAAAAG ATATGGTACCACAACGTTCCTCACACCAAGCTTGCAGTAGTTAAGGGGCACCAAAATTGGGTTAAAGTTACTGGTGAATACCTTACTTTCCCTGGTGGTGGAACTCAGTTTAAGAATGGTGCTCTTCACTATATTGATTTTATTCAAAAT TCTCTTCCTGATATTGCATGGGGTAAAAGAAGCCGTGTGATATTGGATGTTGGGTGTGGGGTAGCCAGCTTCGGAGGATTTTTATTTGACAGAGATGTTCTTGCCATGTCATTTGCTCCCAAGGATGAACATGAAGCCCAAGTTCAATTTGCGCTAGAGCGGGGTATCCCTGCCATATCAGCTGTTATGGGTACCACAAGGCTACCGTACCCAAGTTCTGTGTTTGATCTTATCCACTGTGCACGCTGTAGAGTCCCTTGGCATGTTGAAG GTGGTAAACTGCTCTTGGAGCTTAATCGTGTCTTGCGACCTGGTGGTTATTTTGTTTGGTCCGCAACTCCGGTTTACCAAAAGCTTCCTGAAGATGTTGGCATCTGGAAAG CGATGTCTGAACTAACTAAGTCAATTTGCTGGGATCTGGTGGTGATTAAAAAAGACAAGCTCAATCAAGTCGCTGCTGCTATATATAGGAAACCATCTACCAATGAGTGCTACAATGAAAGAGCACAAAATGAGCCTCCTCTTTGCAGTGAATCTGATGATCCAAATGCTGCCTG GAAAGTACCATTAGAGGCATGCATACACAAAGTACCTGAGGATGCGTCAGATCGTGGGTCTCAATGGCCACCGCAGTGGCCATCAAGGTTGGAGAAACCACCATACTGGTTGAAGTCTCAGCTTGATGTTAATGGAAAATCTGCGCCAGAAGATTTTATTTCTGACTATAAGCATTGGAAGAATGTTGTGTCCAAGACATATTTGACTGGGATGGGAATCGATTGGTCATCTGTAAGGAATGTCCTGGACATGAGAGCTGTATACGGAGG GTTTGCTGCAGCACTGAAAGACTTAAAAGTATGGGTAATGAATGTAGTTCCGCCTATTGATTCTCGTGACACTCTTGCAATAATCTTTGAGCGTGGATTAATTGGAATGTACCATGATTGGTGTGAATCATTCAGTACATATCCTAGGACTTATGATGTTGTCCATGCAGATCATCTGTTCTCTGTCCTTAAGAAAAG ATGCAACCTAGTGGCGGTGATTGCGGAAGTGGACAGGATACTAAGGCCAGAAGGGAAGCTAATCGTATGGGATGATGCTGAAACCTTGAACGAGATCGAGAGCATGGTCAAATCTCTGCAGTGGGATATCCGATTTACTTACTCAAAAGACAACAAGGGTTTGCTCTGCATTCAGAAAACGTTTTGGCGTCCTACTGAGCAAGAGACAATTCTATCAGCCATTGCTTAA